A region from the Vulpes lagopus strain Blue_001 chromosome 5, ASM1834538v1, whole genome shotgun sequence genome encodes:
- the LOC121492158 gene encoding olfactory receptor 6C1-like codes for MRNHTELTDFILLGLSDDPQLQEVIFVFLLITYILSITGNLTIITLTLLDSHLQTPMYFFLRNFSLLEISFTTVSIPKFLGTLITGDKTVSFNDCMAQLFFFILLGVTEFYLLAAMSYDRYIAICKPLHYMTIMNPRVCILLVFASWSASFLIIFPSLMLFIQLDYCKSNVIDHFTCDYFPLLHLSCSDTRFLEIVGFSCAVFTLMFTLVIIILSYIYILRTILRIPSTSQRTKAFSTCSSHMIVISISYGSCIFMYINPAAKDRVSLSKGVAVLNTSVAPMLNPFIYSLRNQQVKRAFLDKARKIVFFSSK; via the coding sequence ATGAGAAACCACACAGAACTAACAGACTTTATCCTCCTGGGATTGTCAGATGACCCACAGCTTCAGGAGGTGATCTTTGTCTTTCTGCTCATCACCTACATTCTCAGCATCACTGGGAATCTGACCATTATCACCCTCACCCTGCTGGATTCCCACCTCCAGACCCCCATGTATTTCTTCCTCAGAAACTTCTCCTTACTCGAGATTTCATTCACAACTGTGAGCATACCCAAGTTCCTGGGCACCCTGATTACAGGAGATAAAACTGTTTCCTTTAATGATTGTATggctcagttattttttttcattctgttgggAGTCACTGAATTTTACCTGCTGGCTGCCATGTCCTATGACCGATATATTGCCATCTGCAAACCTCTGCATTACATGACCATCATGAATCCAAGAGTCTGCATACTCCTTGTCTTTGCTTCTTGGTCGGCTTCATTCTTAATCATATTCCCATCACTCATGCTATTCATACAGCTTGATTATTGTAAGTCCAATGTTATAGACCATTTTACCTGTGACTATTTCCCCTTACTACATCTTTCTTGTTCAGACACTAGATTCTTAGAGATAGTGGGTTTTTCCTGTGCTGTTTTTACGTTAATGTTCACATTGGTGATAATAATTCTGTCCTACATATATATCCTCAGAACAATTTTGAGGATTCCTTCTACTAGTCAGAGGACAAAGGCCTTTTCCACCTGTTCTTCCCACATGATTGTCATCTCTATCTCCTATGGCAGCTGCATTTTCATGTATATTAACCCAGCAGCAAAAGACAGAGTGTCTCTGAGCAAGGGAGTTGCTGTGCTAAACACCTCGGTAGCCCCCATGCTGAACCCCTTTATTTACAGCCTAAGGAACCAGCAAGTCAAGCGAGCCTTCCTGGACAAGGCAAGGAAGATTGTATTTTTCTCAAGCAAATGA